ATTAAGTtcaaattttattcattaatttttaatgtttttaggaaaaaaaatactACTATATGTATAATAACTTTCAAATGGTCACTTGATGAGTTGGTGATATAGGTTTTTATGAGTCAAGTCGGGTTAGGTTCGAGTGGTGCCTATTTATgatattaacacattttatgtttgtttaaatccAGTCCGGTCCGAAATATGGGTCTAAATTTTTTCCCTATCTAGTCCATATTTGCATATGACTAACCGCCGCTAAtatttaatgtttacaacatagtGGTAGTATTATATACTACTATAGGTTtagtttttatgtgttataaattacacaatatatataaaaataatgtaacATTACTAACTTAAAAGCGGGTTGGGCTAGGCTAGTTGGGCCTTAGATGTTCAAGTCCGCCCGAACCTAATCCATATTTTAAGCgaacctaattttttttgtttaaacctaTTTTTTGAGTTTAATGTTTTTGTTTGAACTCTCGTGgtctagaattaaaaaaaaaaaagaacttggaGCATTAAATAGCTTGAATCCATAGAACATTTGACGTGACATAGATAATGAATAAATAGGAGTTAATATCATTCGAATTGCCATTATGAAAGTAATTAGTATTTTtggcattaaaaaaatatttttggctgGTAATTATTCCAAAAAAGACTATCAACTCTGCAACAAAACCACTCATGCCCAGTATGCAAGAGAAGCCATGGATAAGATGCTGAACattgtaaatatttttgaaatcgaaACGGTCATTCCGCCCATTTCGTCAAGATAAACAAGACGCATTCTATCATAACTCGTTCCTACCAAGAAAAAAAGTGCAGCACCGATAAAGCCATGAGATATTATTTGTAAAATAGCTCCACTGAGTTCCGTATCAATTATCGAACCAATTCCTATAATTATGAAACCCATATGAGATACGGAGGaatagtttgtttgtttttttaattcCATTGACCAAGAGATGTTGAAGTTGCATAAATCATTTGTATTGTACCCACTATTATCAACAAGGGAAAAAATATAGAATGCACATGGGGTAATAAATTCATATTGATCCGAACTAATCCATATAatcctatttttaataaaattccgGCCCTATCAAATTTCTAGCAAACCTTCAAGAGATACCACTGGTTATGTGAATAtgtagtaaaaaataataatagttttcaaataATACAATTAACACACTTATTGGCAAAAACTTGAACTATATTATTAGAGATTaggttatatataatataaacgtGTTAGTACGAGGAAATGCTTGTTGTTACAATATGCTTTGATGTTGAgctttttttcttaaaaagaagAGAGGATAATATATAGTTAAATCATGGAGAATCAAAATGTTATGTTGTACTAGAGAAGTAAGGGAATGAAGGCAATCTTGGTTATGAAGAAGCAAAAAAAGTTACAACTGGCTTTGGGTTAATGAGTTTTCGATCTTGTTGCATAAAAGTATGAAATCCCTGTGTCTTAAATCCAGATTGGCAGCGTGAAGTGGTGAAAAAAGCATCAAAGGGGGAATGCCAATTTGCAAAACCCATGTGCCCTGAAGGTGGATTAGGAGCAGGTTGTAGTCACCAACCAAATTGTGGCTGATGCGTGCTCTCCCATCACATGAATCCAAACTTGGTTATATAGCCTCCACTGTCTTATTCCAACCTGACAGCGCCTCTTGTCTACCCTAGTTGCTGCTGTCACAGTTTTACGTCCACTTGCAACAAATACGATGGTGCAGATCTTTTCATTTGCACTTATTCACCACCCCCATACAAAACCACCCCTGAATACCATTCCCTTTTTCCCATTAAAATAATACAGTTTCTGCATTGTCAAATCCAGATTTGGGTTCTTTTCCTTTTCTGAATAAAATCATGGGAGATAGATAAATTAGATATTGCTCTCAAAGCACATTGCTAAACAAAACCTAAAAGTCAAGCAGAACACTGGGTTTTTGGTCTGCCAGCGGTTCTCATGGCAAGTTCAGTCACGGGCAGGGCTGCAGGGAAGCATTAAAACAATGAATGGTGCAAATTTTAGGGTATCTATTGGCTGCTGCTGAAGGTTAAGCGTCTTTAAGACAGCGAAAAAGACCCATGAGTACGTACCCAGACTGAAAACACATCAGCAACGGGGGTAttgataactttatcttttttcGAGGTGATGATCTATCTTTGAACACCATTCGATTTCAGGGGAGGAGAGGGGACCCATATTTTATTACCTGTAATAGATACGGAAATCCAGACCATTACAAATTGGACACTGAATCCAAAGAAAAACCAGACTATTATAGAGATGCAGTGACAACAATACGGGCAACTGGCTCGGTAGCGGGACAATAATTGTCCACTATAATGAAATTCGCATCTAAATATGTGTCAAACCCCTTATCAACTCCAGCAGTCGATGGTCACATTGATTTGATTAGCTTCAAATAATGGACAAGGTCTGCTTGCTTAATGAGTGCTTAAATGGAAAATCATGCTAAATCTGGGGAAAAAAACAAGAATTAGTGCTTAAAAGAATGGTAATATGGTAAGATAACTTTAATTGAAAAGAcgggaagaaaaaggaaaaaaggttgCAGACGAGTTAAATCATAAACTGAAGCCGTCCACTTGCAGAAAAACAACACAAACATGAAAATATTGGCGTAAAAATGGAACATCATCAATAAATTTAATCGAATGATGCGCATATGATTCCATCTTTAACATAATCACAAACGACCAAACCCAGAACATCCTCTGTTTCTGGTTTTCTTTctaaacaataataacaacattATGAAACAATGGTCTAGAACAAAATAAAAGTCAAGCGACAGTCGAGTTATCGGAGGGCGACGTCCAGACGATGTCCTTAAGCGCCGGTCGGAGCTCTTTACTGCAAAACTGGTTGTATTCAAGGGTATCACCATGGTCTTTTTTAACTTCCACCACCAGAAACGACGGTGTTAATGCGAAAATGTCAGCAGCAATGGCTAATTTCCCTTTCCTTCCACATTCTTGACCCTGCAGTCTTACACTTGACTCGCTCTTCTTGACGCTGAACTTCATCGACTTGGCCACCTCTTCCAGTCTCGATATTACACTGCTCGCTGGCCTTGTTGTAGCGAATCTTAGCTCCTCTTtctcttctctcttcttctcttcaAACAACGGTGACAAATCGAAGCCCTCGGATAAGGAAATGATATGGAAAGCGTTCAGAGTCTCAGGCTTGGATGATTTCTCGCCATTGAAGGCTTCAAATTCTAGCTCCTCCTTGGTTCTAATAGTCTTGGGTATTGATTTCTTGAACCAAGACGAGTCCATCACCTTTGAAGTGGTGATTCGGGTATTTGGGTTGGGATCTAAAAGCTTAGTAATTAATCTACGAGCTTCAGGGGAAAACCAAGGTGGGCACTTGAAATCTCCTCTGTAAATCTTCCTGTACATGGCTACCATATTATCATCTTGAAATGGTAAGAACCCAGCGAGAAGCACGTAAAGGATTACCCCACAAGACCAAAGATCTGCTTTAGCTCCGTCGTATCCGTTTTTACCAATAACTTCAGGAGCCACATAAGCCGGTGTTCCACATGTTGTGTGCAATAACCCGTCTTGTTTCAAGTGCTCAGAGAAAGCGCTGAGACCAAAATCTGTAACCTTCAAGCAGCCATCTTCATCCAAGAGCAAATTCTCCGGCTTCAAATCACGGTGGTAAACCCCACGGCTATGACAGAAATCGATAACGGAAACCAACTGTTGGAAATAGACTCTTGCCAAGTCTTCCTTGAGCCGACCCTTGGCGATTTTCGAGAAGAGTTCACCGCCTCGAACAAGTTCCATGGCAAAGTAAATCTTGGACTTACTCGCCATGACTTCATGCAACTCAACAATATTGGGGTGTTTCACCATCTTCATGACGGAAATCTCTCGCTTGATCTGCTCCATCATCCCAACTCTAATCACTTTCTCCTTGCCAACAACTTTCATGGCAACACTTTTCCCTGTCTGAAGATTCCGAGCATGGTAGACTTTAGCGAAAGTTCCATGGCCCAACATACGACCAAGCTCGTATTTTCCATGTAGCAAAGCTGGGTTTTCACTTCTAGTTTTCTCTGCCATTTTTCGTTACAATCTCGAGAAAAATACACTACAAGAAAAgctttgaatcttttttttttcgatCAGAATTCTAGCATATACAACGCAAGAGATAACATAAAGAAGTAGAACATTAAGAAcagagattttttttctttttctttgtaagAGTGTACAGGATACGAATGAATCACCCGTCTTCAACGTGTTTACGGTGGCAATTCCTGCCGCCGATGGACCGCTTACCGTGTCCAAACAGCTCAGGCCTTGTCAGCGATGTCCTCCTCATCTCTCTGCATTCCCCGCAGGGATATTTTTGCCCTTTTTAgtggggttttttttttggggggggggggcttTTTGAACGCGAAAGCTTTGCTCGGAGGTATGAGTAAACAGATGCTTTGGCttcaccctttttctttttttctgggTTTAATTCATTAAGGTTCCATTTTATACAAGTTTATCTAACCAGAGAATTCCCATTTTATCCTTTAGTTCATCCGACGGTTCCGATTTAAATCCAGTGAGTGAAACCTACGTGGCATGATCTATACGAAGAGCTGGGTTAGTGAAATAATTGGATAGTTACACGTGGAGAGCGCCGACGTCAGcttatgaaataataatatagttTCCTCCTCGTTTGTTCCTTCCAACTTGCTTCTTGGTTCGTGCCTGTCTCATGATTACCCCAtaccaactttaaaaaaaatgtatgccaatatataaatttatttattttttaaattgaggcTAAATGTGATGAGaaaaactttaaccacaaacatttatttttattttaattatgaaacaGTTTTAAAATTCGTAAATCAGTATTTATCCGTAACAAACCAAGACCATGCCAATAATTGATGATTAAACTCGGTTAAGTAAATAgatagaaaaattagaaaaaattacgATAAATATTCATAATCCGTGTCCCAATCATTCTGTAGGGTCCACGCATGGTAGAAAAGTGTGATTATTAAGGATGATGAATCATATGATAACTTATTACGCCGTTCGATTACTGATACGGCGACTGTAAAAGttgttttgtttttctaaaacaaaataaatatggtGAAATCATTTTAATTATAAGCGAGATTAAGTGGTAAGTTTCTTCTgctattctttttttattaaatttataaacaaaatatttttaaaaaaaatctatttgcAGTTAAAAAGTTCtagaatgataaaaataattcattatatgtgtaaaataaaaatcaacctAACACACAAAAAGTGGGTTTAATATTTATATCACCGCTCTCAACGTTTCCttgcttaaaaaatatatttagtaaCCTAAAAAATATAGACAAATgtgtttaaagattaaaaaactaattaaattatttcattgaCCGATTTGATCATTAACAAATACTGATATAATTAATGAATGTCATAATAAGTGATATGCAACATATCACAtagataaatataataataatgtggCATGTGGTTTCAACGTATACttagaaaattactattttttttttctaaaataaacttGAACTAATTAACTGCCCAATCATTATTTTGTTCTTTTAGTTCACCAAACAGTGAGATTCCTTTCATTcgataaaaaactaaaaaagtttCTTCCCCTTCATATTAATCATCTTCCTAGTTGTTATTATAATAACGATGTCAAATGACTACATGAATACATATTACAATCAACTTTCTATATAATTAACCACACAAATTGTCCACCAATATTTGGACATATAAACAGGTGGTTGTTATACTTATACACATATAATAGCATCTGAGATACCTATAACAACATTTGagattaatattatatttgatgttttttaatttcaaattaaaaaacatttatatgtcaataatattattaattggtGAGATTTAGActatatctttcataaattttacaaatgttattttatttattaaaatattattaatatatttatatatataattccatttattgaatattattgtgaaaattaaatattttattaatataatattttaactaagatcatttttatttaatagatTATAGTTAATCCGCTTATTTATATGAAACagctataattttatttaaaatattaaacatgttgTTATAGATAGTTAGTTTAATAAAGAATTAGAACTATAAATATTGTTGTTACTAAAACTTGGCTATTATAATGAAATGTTATTATAAC
The genomic region above belongs to Gossypium hirsutum isolate 1008001.06 chromosome D05, Gossypium_hirsutum_v2.1, whole genome shotgun sequence and contains:
- the LOC107906906 gene encoding CBL-interacting serine/threonine-protein kinase 6 translates to MAEKTRSENPALLHGKYELGRMLGHGTFAKVYHARNLQTGKSVAMKVVGKEKVIRVGMMEQIKREISVMKMVKHPNIVELHEVMASKSKIYFAMELVRGGELFSKIAKGRLKEDLARVYFQQLVSVIDFCHSRGVYHRDLKPENLLLDEDGCLKVTDFGLSAFSEHLKQDGLLHTTCGTPAYVAPEVIGKNGYDGAKADLWSCGVILYVLLAGFLPFQDDNMVAMYRKIYRGDFKCPPWFSPEARRLITKLLDPNPNTRITTSKVMDSSWFKKSIPKTIRTKEELEFEAFNGEKSSKPETLNAFHIISLSEGFDLSPLFEEKKREEKEELRFATTRPASSVISRLEEVAKSMKFSVKKSESSVRLQGQECGRKGKLAIAADIFALTPSFLVVEVKKDHGDTLEYNQFCSKELRPALKDIVWTSPSDNSTVA